ACCCCGAAAGGCTCCCGTCATGCCCCACGAACCCGCCCCCCTGCAGCCCGCCCGGGTACCGGTCAGCAGCACGCTGCGCGACGTCGGCCCGATCAACTGGCTGATCTGTCGGCTGGGCGCGCGCGGCATCCGGGCGCCCCAGTTCCACCTGTTCAACGCGTTGTCGCGGCACAGCGCGCTGTTCTGGTCCTGGCTGCCGTTCTCCGGGGTCCTGCTGTACTGGGGCCGGCTGTCGCGCCGCGACGCCGAGACCGTGATCCTGCGCGTCGGCTCGCTGCGGGACTGCGAGTACGAACTCCAGCAGCACCGGCGACTGGCGCGCAGCCGCGGCATCGACGACGCGTTGCAGCAGAAGATCTTCGCCGGCCCCGACGCCGACGGCCTCGACGACCGTCAACGCGCGTTGCTGCGCGCCACCGACGAATTCGTGCTCGACCGCGGTGTCACACCGGCCACCTGGGCCACGCTGGCCACCCATTTGAACACCAAGCAGCTGATCGAATTCTGCCTGCTGGCAGGCCAATACGACACGTTGGCGGCCACGATGAACACCCTGCAGCTGCCCATGGACTTCCCGGACTGACGGGCTAGAACGTGCGTACCTCGTCATCGGTGACCACGAAGCCCTGCGGCGGCCCACCCACCGTGGCGATGCAGGCCACCCCGCCGTCGTCGAGCGCCATGCAGGTGCCGCCGTTTGCGTCGATGCGATGCCCCGCCGGCAGTTCGCGGACGGGTCCCGGGTACATCGGGGTGCTGAACGGCGGGTTGCCGGCCTTGCGGGTGCCCACCGGGCCCGGGGCACGGACGAACACCTCGTCGTCACCGTTGCCGAGGCCGGGAAGCTCTCCGTTGCAAGCGATCTCACCGCCGCTGAACATGCCGATCTTGCAGGTGAGGCCGCCCGCCACGGTGAACACCGGGAACATGTTCTTCGGACCGATGCCCACCAGGTAGCTGTCGTCGCTGCCGACGAAGTCGTTGGGGTCGACAACGTCGTCCGGCAGTCCGGCGGTACGCGGACCGACCGCGGTGCCGTCCGCCGAGATCGTCATCCACGCCGAGACCGGATCTCCCTTGGTGCACAACGTCTTCGGTCCCTCGTCGACGGCGCATTCGAAGTCGGCGAAGGTGATCTTGTGGCCGACCTCCAGCACCCGCGCGGCGCCGCCGGTCGGCTTGACGAACTGCGGAGAGGCGGTGGCCCGCAGCCCGCGGCTGTACTGATCGCCGGACAGCACGATCTCGTTGGCCGCGGTGGCCACCCCGGGTAGCGGTCCGTCACAGCCGGCACGGCCCTGTCCCGGGCGCATCGCGCACAACAAGCCGTCGGGGGTCTGGAAATACACCTCGCCGCCGTTGGCCGAGGTGTCCAGGTAACGCTCGATCGGCGCCGCCTCGAACTTGCTCAGGTCGGGGGCCTCGGAGTCGGCCGCCGCCGTACCCGCCGCCCACAACGCCAGCGGCGCCACCAGGGCCGCCGCCGCGAATACCGCCGCCGATCGCATGTCAGAAGTTGATCATGTGCCCGGACAGGCCATGGAAGCATTCCTGCAGGGCCTCGGTCAGGGTCGGGTGGGTGTGTACGTTGCGGGACAGTTCGTTGACCGTCAGATCCCACTTCTGGGCCAGGGTCAGCTCGGGCAGCAACTCCGAGACGTCCGGACCGATGAGGTGCCCGCCGATCAGTTCGCCGTACTTGGCGTCGGCGATCAGTTTGACGAAGCCGGTGGGATCACCGAGTCCGTGCGCCTTGCCGTTGGCGGTGAAGGGGAACTTCGCCACCTTGACGTCGTAGCCCTCCTCCTTGGCCTGCTCCTCGGTGAGGCCGAAGCTGGCCACCTGTGGCTGACAGAACGTCGCGCGCGGCATCATCCGGTAGTCGCCGAGCGTCAGGGTCTCCGCGCCGGCGATGGTCTCGGCGGCGACCACGGCCTGGGCCTCGGCGACATGGGCCAGCTGCAGCTTCCCGGTGACGTCACCGATCGCGTAGATGTGTCCCACGTTGGTGCGCATGTAGTCGTCGATGCCGATGGCCTGGCGATCGGTCAGCGCCACGCCGGCCGCCTCCAGGCCGTAGCCCTCGACGTTCGGCGAGAAACCGATGGCCTGCAACACCTTGTCGGCCTTGAGTTCCTCGCTGTTGCCGTCCTTGCTCACCCGGACGGTCACGTCGGAGCCGTTGTCGGTGATCGACTCGACCTTGGTTCCGGTGAGGATCTTCACGCCGAGTTTCTTGTACTGCTTCTCGATCTCCTTGGAGACCTCGGCGTCCTCGTTCGGCAGGGCCCGCGGCAGGAACTCGACGATCGTGACGTCGACGCCGTAGTTCTTCAGGATGTAGGCGAACTCCATGCCGATCGCGCCCGCGCCGGCGATGATCAGCGAGGACGGCAGCTCGCGGGAGAGGATCTGGTCCTCGTAGGTGACCACGTTCTCCGACAGCGACGTGCCCGGAACCAGCCGGGTGCTGCTGCCGGTGGCGATGATCGCGTTGTCGAATTCGACTGTCTCGGTGCCGCCCTCGTTCAGCGCGACCTCCAGCGTGTTGGCGCCGGTGAATTTCCCGTAGCCATGAATCTCGGTGATCTTGTTCTTCTTCATCAAGAAGTGCACGCCGGCGACCCGCCCGTCGGCCACCTTGCGGCTGCGGTCGAAGGCTGCCCCGTAGTCGAAGCTCGCCTCGCCGCTGATACCGAAGGTCTTGGCCTGCTTGGTGAACAGGTGCGCGAGTTCGGCGTTGCGCAGCAGCGCCTTGGAGGGGATGCAACCCACATTCAGGCACACCCCGCCCCAGTACTTCGGTTCGACTATGGCGGTCTTGAGTCCCAGTTGAGCTGCGCGGATGGCGGCGACGTAACCACCTGGGCCAGCTCCGAGCACGACGACGTCAAAGTGAGTCACGCCCCTCAGCCTAGTAGGCGGTGAGCCGCCCTCGTCCAGGGTTGGTGCTCAGGGCGTGATCCAGCCGAAGACGTACATGCCGTACAGCGCCGCGGCGGCCAGGCCGGCGGCGAACGGCGCGGTCATCACCGCGATCGAGGCGACCGCCACCAGCGGACGGCGCTCGACCATCGCCAGCAACAGCGCCGCGACGGTGCAGACCAGCACCACCAGCAACACGGCGAATTCCGGCCCGGTCTTGTCCATCGCCTTGAACCACCAGTAGTACAGCCCGGCGCCGGCGGCGGCCGCCGGGGTCCAGATGCCCAGCGTGGTCAGGACGAACTTCCACCACTTGACCCGGACCAACTGGCTCGGGACGACGGTGGGCTGCGCCGGCACCGGGACCGGCTCCGACCGGGTGACGACGGGATCGTCGCCCTTCTCCAGGCCGCTGAGGTAGTCGAGGTCGTCGGGGATGTCGCGCTCGGCCTGATCCAGTGCCGCCTCCGCCTCGGCCACCTCCTCGGGGCCGCCCCACAGGCTCAGGGGCTGCGGATGCGGCCCGGTGTCGAAGATCGGAGCGGGGTGCGGTTGGGTGAGCGGCATCGCGCCGGTGTCGAGGCGCTGCGGCGGGGTGAACCACGGAGATTTCGACTCAGCCACCGTGGACCACCTGGATCAGGACCAGCACCGCGAACCAGCCCGGGGCGACCGCCAGGATGCTGGCCCCCAGGGCGGTGATCCACGGGCGGCTCGCGGTCAGGACGAACAGCAGGCCCAGCACGGTGGGCACCCCGAGTACCAGCGCGATGACGGCGTCGGGCCGCAGTGCCGCCTCGACCTGCAGCATTGCCACCACGCCCAGGACAACGCCCACCGCCGCGCCGATCAGCATCGCGCCGGTCAGTTGCCACGCCCGCGGAAGGGGAATCACGGTCCCGACAGTACGACGCCGCGCGTGCGCGGCCGCGCATCCGCCGCGGACGGGGTCCACACAGTTATCGATTCGGTACCGGACAGACATCTGCGGCTTGAGCCACCACCGCCCCGCGCGGGCCCGGCGGCGGCACTCCCCGCTCGCGCTCGACTCCGGTGATCGCCGGGACCTGCGCCAACGCGGCGGTCTCGGCTTCGGAGAAGGCCCGCCCGCGCGACAGGAACCGGACCCCGTCGGGCGCCTCCAGGCTGAAGCCGCCACCGCGCCCGGCCACCAGGTCGATGACCAGCTGGGTGTGTTGCCAGGCGTCGAACTGCGGACCGGAGATCCACACCGGCACGCCGTCCGGTTGCCGCTCGTCGGTCACGTCGAGCATGCCGAGCAGCACGTCGCGCTCGCCGACAATGAAGTCGCCGTCCGGGTAACACATCGGCGAGGAACCGTCGCAGCAGCCGCCGGACTGATGGAACATCACCGGCCCGTGCCGCTGCTGCAGGACGCCGAGGTGGTCGGCGGCGCTGCTGGTGATCAGCACACGCGGGGGTACCGCCATGCACCCCACCCTAATCGCGCCGGGACAATGGCGACATGGCTGACGCAACGGCGAACGACCCGTACCTCTGGCTCGAAGATGTCTCCGGCGAGGCCGCGCTGGACTGGGTGCGCGCCCACAACGAACCCACCCAGGCGGAATTGTGCGACGAGCAGTTCGAACAGATGCGCACCGAGGCCCTGGAGGTCCTCGACACCGACACCCGCATCCCCTACGTGCGCCGGCGCGGCGAATTCCTCTACAACTTCTGGCGCGACGCGGCCAACCCGCGCGGGTTGTGGCGCCGCACCACGCTCGAGCAGTACCGCACCGACAGTCCCGACTGGGAGATCCTCATCGACGTCGACCAGCTGGCCACCGCCGACGACGCCAACTGGGTCTGGGCCGGGGCCGACGTCATCGAACCCGATCACAGCCGGGCGTTGGTCAGCCTGTCGCGGGGCGGCTCCGACGCCGCCGTGGTCCGCGAGTTCGACATGGCGACAAAGCAATTCGTCCCCGACGGCTTCGAGGTCGCGGAGGCCAAGACGCAGATCACCTGGGCCGACGCTGACACCGTGTTGATCGGCACCGACTTCGGACCCGACTCGTTGACGGACTCCGGCTACCCGCGGTTGGTCAAGCGGTGGCGTCGCGGGCAGCCGCTGGCCGAGGCGCAGACGGTCTTCACCGCGTCGTCGCAGGACGTCATCGCTGCCGCCACGGTGGACCGCACCCCCGGCTACGAGCGCACGTTCATCCGGCGGGCCGTCGACTTCTTCAACGACGAGGTCTACGAGCTGCGCGGCGACGAGCTGATCCGCATCGATGCCCCCACCGACGCTTCGGTGTCAGTGCATCGCGGCTGGCTGCTGATCGAGTTGCGCTCGCCCTGGTTCGTCGGCACCGACGAACACCCGGCCGGGGCCCTGCTGGCCGCCGACTATGACGAATTCCTCGCCGGGACGGCCACGTTGGCCACGGTGTTCGTCCCCGACGCGCACACCGCGCTGCACCATTACGCCTGGACCCGCGACCACCTGGTGATGGTCACCCTGGCCGACGTGGCCAGCCGGGTGGAGGTCGTCACGCCGGGTACCTGGGAGCGCACCGCGGTGCCCGGCATCCCGGACAACACCAACACCGTGATCGTGGCCGCCGACGAGCACTCCGACGAGGTGTTCCTGGATTCCAGCGGCTTCACCGCCCCGTCCCGGCTGCTGCACGGCGCGGTGGGCGGTCCGCTGGAGGCGGTCAAGTCCGCGCCCGCCTTCTTCGACGCCGAGGAGGTGGGCGTGGTGCAGCACTTCGCCACCTCGGCCGACGGCACGGCCGTGCCGTACTTCGTGGTCGGGCCGTCGAACGCCGACGGGCCGCGCCCGACACTGCTGGGTGGCTACGGCGGCTTCGAGGTGGCCCGCACCCCCGGGTACGACGGCGTGCTGGGCCGCCTTTGGCTGGCCCGCGGCGGCACCTACGTGCTGGCCAATATCCGCGGCGGTGGCGAGTACGGCCCCACCTGGCACACCCAGGCCATGCGCGAGAACCGGCACAAGGTGTACGAGGACTTCGCCGCCGTGGCAAAGGATCTGGTGGCCAAGGGCATCACCGACGTCGAGCAACTCGGCGCGCAGGGCGGCAGCAACGGTGGGCTGCTGATGGGTGTCATGCTGACCCGCTATCCGGAGTTGTTCGGCGCGTTGGTCTGCCAGGTGCCGCTGCTCGACATGAAGCGGTTCCACCTGCTGTTGGCCGGGGCGTCCTGGGTCGCCGAGTACGGCAACCCCGACGACCCGCAGGACTGGGCATTCATGGCGGAATACTCGCCGTACCAGAACATTTCGGCCGACGCCGAGTATCCCGCGCTGCTGATGACCACCTCCACCCGCGACGACCGGGTGCACCCCGGTCACGCCCGCAAGATGACGGCCGCGCTGGAGGCCGCCGGGCACCGGGTGCGCTACTACGAGAACATCGAGGGCGGTCACGCCGGTGCGGCCGACAACGCGCAGACGGCGTTCAAGGCGGCGCTGAGCTACAACTTCCTGCACCGGATGCTGGGCTCGGCGCAGTAGCTCAGCCCAGGGCGTCCTCCGGGGCGCGCTGGATCGGCTTGGGCCACGGTGACGGCTTGGGCCGCGGCCGCACCATCAGCGGCCACCAGAACCAGCGGCCCAGCAGGGTGGCCACCGACGGCGTCATCAGCCCGCGGATCACGAAGGTGTCGAAGATCAGGCCGATGGCGATCGTGGTGCCCACCTGTCCGATCACGATCAGGTCGCTGACAGCCATCGTCGCCATGGTGAAGGCGAATACCAGCCCCGCGGCCGTGACCACCGGCCCGCTGCCGGCCATCGCGCGAATGGTGCCGGTCCGCAACCCGGCGTGGACCTCCTCCTTCATCCGCGACACCAGCAACAGGTTGTAGTCCGCGCCGACGGCCACCAGGACGATCACCGACATCGGTAGCACCATCCAGTGCAAGGGAATTCCGATGACGTGCTGCCACAGCACCACCGACATCCCGAACGCGGTTCCCAGGCTCAGCGCCACGGTGCCGACGATGACAAGGGACGCAACCAGTGCCCGGGTGATGATCATCATGATGATGAGGATCAACAGCAGCGCTGCGGTCACCGCGATCAGCAGGTCGTAATCGGCGCCCTCCTGCATGTCGTCGAACATTGCCGCGGCCCCGCCGACGTAGACCAGGGAACCCTCCAGCGGTGTTCCCTTGATCGCCGCCGCCGCGGCCTTCTTCAGCGGCTCGATGCGGGAAATGCCCTCCTCGGTCAGCGGGTCACCCTGGTGAATGATGGTGAACCGCACCGCGTGTCCGTCGGGCGACATCATCAACTCCATGCCGCGCTTGAAGTCCGCGTTGTCGAACGCCTCCGGCGGCACGTAGAACGAGTCGTCGTTCAGCGCCTCGTCGAACGCCTCGCCCATCGCGGCGCTGTCTTCCTGCTGCTCGACGGTCTGGTCCTGCTGCGCCCGCTGAACCTGGTACTGGTTCAACATCATCTGGCGCTGGTTCTTCATCGACTGGATCATGCCCGGCATCACCGCCGTCATCTCGAACGTCAGGTCGGCCATCCGGTTCATGTCCGGAACCATGTCCTGGAAGTCGTCGGACATGGTCGACATGCCGTCGAGGCTTTCGAAGATCGACCGCATGGACCAGCAGACCGGGATGTTCATACAGTGCGGTTCCCAGTAGAAGTAGTTGCGGATCGGCCGGAAGAAGTCGTCGAAGTTGGCCAGGTTGTCGCGCACCTCCTGCAGGGTCAGGGAGGTGTCGCCCATCTTGTCGGCCAGGCTCCGCGCGACCACGGACAGATCACGGGTGATCGCGTTCATCCGCTCCATCGAATCGATGGTGTGCTGCATCTCGTCGGCCTGGGCCAAGATGTTGTCGATGACGCCCTGCTGGTAGTCGTTGGCCATGAGCTGGCCGACGCCCTGCTGACCGATCATGTACGGAATCGTCGTGTGTTCGATCGGCTTGCCGTCGGGCCTGGTGATGGCCTGCACCTGGGCCACCCCCTCGACCGCCGCAAGGGCCTTGGCGATCTTGTCGATCATCAAGAAGCCGGCGGGATTCCGCAGATCGCGGTCGGTCTCGACCATCAACACATCCGGGTTCATCCGGGCCTCGGAGAAGTGCCGGGTGGCGGCGGCATAGCCGATGTTCGCCGAGATGTCGTCGGGCAGGTAGAGCCGGTCGTTGTAGGTCGTGTGATAGCCGGGCAGCGCGAGCAGGCCCACCATGCATCCCGCCAAGGCGACCACCAGGAACGCGCCGGGCCAGCGGACGGTCGAGGTTCCGACGCGGCGCCACGCCCGCGTTGTCGACCTACCCTTGGGCTCCAACAGGTTACCGAAGCGACTGACCAGTGAGATCATCGCGGGACTGAACGTCAGCGCGACGGTGATGCCGAATACCATCGCCACGGACATCGGGAAGCCCATGCTCTCGAAGTAGGGCAGCCGAGTGAACTTCAGGCAGAAGGTGGCACCCGCGATGGTCAGGCCGGAGGCCGCGACCACGTGCGCGGTCCCGTGGAACATGGTGTAGTAGGCCGATTCTCGGTCCTCACCGGATCGGCGTGCCTCGTGATATCGCCCCATCAGGAAGATGCCGTAGTCGACCGCTGTGGCGATGGTCAGGGTGACCACCAGGTTGGTGGCGAAGGTGGTGAGGCCGAAGACGTTGTGGTAACCCAGGAACGCGATCAGACCGCGAGCGCCCAGCAGTCCCATCGCCAGCATGCTGAGCAAGACCAGGGTGGTGACCACCGACCGGTAGATCACCAGCAGCATGATGATGATGACCCCGAAGGTGAGCATCTCGATGGTGCGCATGCTCTTGTCGCCCACGGCGTTCTGATCCGTCGTCGTGGCCGCCGCGCCGGTGACGTACACCTCGACGCCCGGTGGCGTCGGGTGCTTCTTGACGATCTCGCGGACGGCTTGCACGGACTTGTTGGCCAGCGCCTCGCCCTGGTCGCCTTCGATGTAAACCTGGGTGTACGAGGCCTTGCCGTCGACGCTCTGCGCGCCGGCCGCGGTGAACGAGTCCGACCAGAGGTCCTGTACGTACTGCACGTGTTCGGTGTCGGCACGCAGGTCCCGCACCATCTGCTGGTAGAACTCGAGCGCCTCGACGCCCAGCTTGTCTTCGCCCTCGAGCACCACCATCACCGAGCTGCTGGTGTCGTACTCCTGGAACGTGGTTCCGACGCGCTTCATCGCGATCATCGACGGGGCGTCCTGCGGACTCATCGAGACCGCGCGTTGCTTACCCACCACTTCCAGCTGGGGCACCGTGGTGTTGAGCAGGCCCACGATGACCACCCAGCCCACGATGATGGGCAGCGCGAACATCCGGATCAGGCGCGGCAGCCAGGGGCGTTTCGGTGTGACCACGGTGCTCATGCGGACTTCACCAAGCAGAAGGTTTGCGCGTTCACACCGCTGGCCGTGTTCTCGTCCTTGATCTCGTCGTCGACGGTGATCCGGCAGGTGATGGCCTGACCGTCGGTTTGGGCAATGATGTTCGGGGCGACCGACGGTGCCGTCGTCTCCAAGGTGAGGGTCCACGGCAGGCTGACCGTTCCCGCCCGCACCGGCTTGCCGTCCAGGTCGAGGTAGTTGACGACGGCGGTGCCCGATCCGAGGACCTCGTACGTGACGACCTTCGGGATGAACTTCTCAGCGGTGTCCGCGCCCACGGGCGTCACCAGGACGGGTTCGGAGCCGAAGACGGTCCGTAGCTGCGAAACCGTAAGAACCCCTACGGTCAGGGCGAGAACGATCATGGTGGGGAGCCAGAATCGCGTGATCATCTTCATCGGCGATGGCGTCCTTCCGGGTCGGCATCCGCGACCGGCACGG
This DNA window, taken from Mycolicibacterium sp. MU0050, encodes the following:
- a CDS encoding DUF779 domain-containing protein; translation: MAVPPRVLITSSAADHLGVLQQRHGPVMFHQSGGCCDGSSPMCYPDGDFIVGERDVLLGMLDVTDERQPDGVPVWISGPQFDAWQHTQLVIDLVAGRGGGFSLEAPDGVRFLSRGRAFSEAETAALAQVPAITGVERERGVPPPGPRGAVVAQAADVCPVPNR
- a CDS encoding putative holin; the protein is MIPLPRAWQLTGAMLIGAAVGVVLGVVAMLQVEAALRPDAVIALVLGVPTVLGLLFVLTASRPWITALGASILAVAPGWFAVLVLIQVVHGG
- a CDS encoding MmpS family transport accessory protein, whose product is MKMITRFWLPTMIVLALTVGVLTVSQLRTVFGSEPVLVTPVGADTAEKFIPKVVTYEVLGSGTAVVNYLDLDGKPVRAGTVSLPWTLTLETTAPSVAPNIIAQTDGQAITCRITVDDEIKDENTASGVNAQTFCLVKSA
- the lpdA gene encoding dihydrolipoyl dehydrogenase translates to MTHFDVVVLGAGPGGYVAAIRAAQLGLKTAIVEPKYWGGVCLNVGCIPSKALLRNAELAHLFTKQAKTFGISGEASFDYGAAFDRSRKVADGRVAGVHFLMKKNKITEIHGYGKFTGANTLEVALNEGGTETVEFDNAIIATGSSTRLVPGTSLSENVVTYEDQILSRELPSSLIIAGAGAIGMEFAYILKNYGVDVTIVEFLPRALPNEDAEVSKEIEKQYKKLGVKILTGTKVESITDNGSDVTVRVSKDGNSEELKADKVLQAIGFSPNVEGYGLEAAGVALTDRQAIGIDDYMRTNVGHIYAIGDVTGKLQLAHVAEAQAVVAAETIAGAETLTLGDYRMMPRATFCQPQVASFGLTEEQAKEEGYDVKVAKFPFTANGKAHGLGDPTGFVKLIADAKYGELIGGHLIGPDVSELLPELTLAQKWDLTVNELSRNVHTHPTLTEALQECFHGLSGHMINF
- a CDS encoding prolyl oligopeptidase family serine peptidase, with the translated sequence MADATANDPYLWLEDVSGEAALDWVRAHNEPTQAELCDEQFEQMRTEALEVLDTDTRIPYVRRRGEFLYNFWRDAANPRGLWRRTTLEQYRTDSPDWEILIDVDQLATADDANWVWAGADVIEPDHSRALVSLSRGGSDAAVVREFDMATKQFVPDGFEVAEAKTQITWADADTVLIGTDFGPDSLTDSGYPRLVKRWRRGQPLAEAQTVFTASSQDVIAAATVDRTPGYERTFIRRAVDFFNDEVYELRGDELIRIDAPTDASVSVHRGWLLIELRSPWFVGTDEHPAGALLAADYDEFLAGTATLATVFVPDAHTALHHYAWTRDHLVMVTLADVASRVEVVTPGTWERTAVPGIPDNTNTVIVAADEHSDEVFLDSSGFTAPSRLLHGAVGGPLEAVKSAPAFFDAEEVGVVQHFATSADGTAVPYFVVGPSNADGPRPTLLGGYGGFEVARTPGYDGVLGRLWLARGGTYVLANIRGGGEYGPTWHTQAMRENRHKVYEDFAAVAKDLVAKGITDVEQLGAQGGSNGGLLMGVMLTRYPELFGALVCQVPLLDMKRFHLLLAGASWVAEYGNPDDPQDWAFMAEYSPYQNISADAEYPALLMTTSTRDDRVHPGHARKMTAALEAAGHRVRYYENIEGGHAGAADNAQTAFKAALSYNFLHRMLGSAQ
- a CDS encoding MMPL family transporter; translation: MSTVVTPKRPWLPRLIRMFALPIIVGWVVIVGLLNTTVPQLEVVGKQRAVSMSPQDAPSMIAMKRVGTTFQEYDTSSSVMVVLEGEDKLGVEALEFYQQMVRDLRADTEHVQYVQDLWSDSFTAAGAQSVDGKASYTQVYIEGDQGEALANKSVQAVREIVKKHPTPPGVEVYVTGAAATTTDQNAVGDKSMRTIEMLTFGVIIIMLLVIYRSVVTTLVLLSMLAMGLLGARGLIAFLGYHNVFGLTTFATNLVVTLTIATAVDYGIFLMGRYHEARRSGEDRESAYYTMFHGTAHVVAASGLTIAGATFCLKFTRLPYFESMGFPMSVAMVFGITVALTFSPAMISLVSRFGNLLEPKGRSTTRAWRRVGTSTVRWPGAFLVVALAGCMVGLLALPGYHTTYNDRLYLPDDISANIGYAAATRHFSEARMNPDVLMVETDRDLRNPAGFLMIDKIAKALAAVEGVAQVQAITRPDGKPIEHTTIPYMIGQQGVGQLMANDYQQGVIDNILAQADEMQHTIDSMERMNAITRDLSVVARSLADKMGDTSLTLQEVRDNLANFDDFFRPIRNYFYWEPHCMNIPVCWSMRSIFESLDGMSTMSDDFQDMVPDMNRMADLTFEMTAVMPGMIQSMKNQRQMMLNQYQVQRAQQDQTVEQQEDSAAMGEAFDEALNDDSFYVPPEAFDNADFKRGMELMMSPDGHAVRFTIIHQGDPLTEEGISRIEPLKKAAAAAIKGTPLEGSLVYVGGAAAMFDDMQEGADYDLLIAVTAALLLILIIMMIITRALVASLVIVGTVALSLGTAFGMSVVLWQHVIGIPLHWMVLPMSVIVLVAVGADYNLLLVSRMKEEVHAGLRTGTIRAMAGSGPVVTAAGLVFAFTMATMAVSDLIVIGQVGTTIAIGLIFDTFVIRGLMTPSVATLLGRWFWWPLMVRPRPKPSPWPKPIQRAPEDALG
- a CDS encoding carboxymuconolactone decarboxylase family protein is translated as MPHEPAPLQPARVPVSSTLRDVGPINWLICRLGARGIRAPQFHLFNALSRHSALFWSWLPFSGVLLYWGRLSRRDAETVILRVGSLRDCEYELQQHRRLARSRGIDDALQQKIFAGPDADGLDDRQRALLRATDEFVLDRGVTPATWATLATHLNTKQLIEFCLLAGQYDTLAATMNTLQLPMDFPD